The Microtus pennsylvanicus isolate mMicPen1 chromosome 19, mMicPen1.hap1, whole genome shotgun sequence genome includes a region encoding these proteins:
- the Cald1 gene encoding caldesmon isoform X7, protein MLSGSGSQGRRCLATLSQIAYQRNDDDEEEAARERRRRARQERLRQKQEEESLGQVTDQVEAHAQNSVPDEGSKPATTNTQIEGDEEAALLERLARREERRQKRLQEALERQKEFDPTVTDASLSVPSGSMQNDTAENETAEKEEKRESRPGRYEVEETEVVTKSYQKNSHQDAEDTKKEEKEEEELKGGSVGENQIKDEKIKKDKEPKEEAKSFLDRKKGFTDVKAQNGEFMTHKLKQTENAFSPSRPGGRAGGDKEAEGAPQVEAGKRLEELRRRRGETESEEFEKLKQKQQEAALELEELKKKREERRKVLEEEEQKRKQEEAERKAREEEEKRRLKEEIEKRRAEAAEKRQKIPEDGSSEDKKPFKCFTPKGSSLKIEERAEFLNKSVQKSGVKSTHQAAVVSKIDSRLEQYTNAIEGTKASKPPKPAASDLPVPAEGVRNIKSMWERGNVFSSPSASGTPNKETAGLKVGVSSRINEWLTKSPDGNKSPAPKPSDLRPGDVSGKRNLWEKQSVDKVTSPTKQV, encoded by the exons AATCGCCTATCAGAGGAacgatgatgatgaagaagaggcCGCCAGGGAACGGCGTCGCCGAGCCCGGCAGGAAAGGCTGCGTCAGAAGCAAGAGGAAGAATCCTTGGGACAGGTGACTGACCAGGTGGAGGCTCATGCCCAGAACAG TGTTCCTGATGAGGGGTCTAAGCCAGCCACCACGAACACTCAGATAGAAGGTGACGAGGAGGCTGCCTTACTGGAGCGCCTGGCTAGGCGTGAAGAGAGACGCCAGAAACGCCTCCAGGAAGCCCTAGAGCGTCAGAAGGAGTTTGATCCAACAGTAACAGATGCCAGTCTGTCCGTCCCAAGCGGAAGTATGCAAAATGACACGGCAGAAAATGAAacagcagagaaggaagagaaaagagagagtcgTCCAGGACGATATGAGGTGGAGGAAACAGAAGTCGTCACCAAGTCCTACCAGAAGAACAGCCATCAGGATGctgaagacacaaagaaagaagaaaaggaggaggaggagctgaaggGAGGGAGCGTTGGCGAAAATCAG ATCAAAGATGAGAAGATTAAGAAGGACAAAGAACCCAAAGAAGAAGCCAAGAGCTTCTTGGATCGAAAGAAGGGATTTACAGACGTGAAGGCACAGAATGGAGAATTCATGACTCACAAGCTTAAACAAACCGAGAATGCTTTCAG ccccagCCGCCCCGGAGGCCGAGCCGGTGGGGACAAGGAAGCCGAAGGGGCCCCACAAGTGGAAGCCGGGAAGAGGCTGGAGGAGCTGCGCCGGCGCCGTGGGGAGACTGAGAGCGAAGAGTTTGAAAAActcaaacaaaagcaacaggagGCAGCCTTGGAGCTGGAAGAgctgaagaaaaagagggaagagaggaggaaggtcctggaggaagaggagcagaagaggaaacaggaggaggctGAACGAAAAGCTAGAGAAGAG gaagagaagaggaggctaAAGGAAGAGATTGAAAAGAGAAGGGCGGAAGCTGCTGAGAAACGCCAAAAGATACCAGAAGATGGCTCGTCCGAGGACAAGAAGCCATTCAAGTGTTTCACCCCCAAAGGCTCATCTCTCAAG atagAGGAACGAGCAGAGTTTTTGAATAAGTCAGTGCAGAAAAG TGGTGTCAAATCGACGCATCAAGCAGCAGTAGTCTCCAAGATTGACAGCAGGCTGGAGCAGTATACCAACGCAATCGAG GGAACAAAGGCTTCCAAACCTCCTAAGCCTGCAGCCTCGGATCTCCCTGTCCCTGCTGAAGGGGTCCGCAACATCAAGAGCATGTGGGAGAGAGGGAAtgtgttctcctccccctctgccTCGGGAACACCAAATAAG GAAACCGCTGGCCTGAAGGTGGGAGTTTCCAGCCGCATCAATGAATGGCTAACTAAATCACCAGATGGCAACAAGTCACCTGCTCCAAAGCCTTCT
- the Cald1 gene encoding caldesmon isoform X8: protein MLSGSGSQGRRCLATLSQIAYQRNDDDEEEAARERRRRARQERLRQKQEEESLGQVTDQVEAHAQNSVPDEGSKPATTNTQIEGDEEAALLERLARREERRQKRLQEALERQKEFDPTVTDASLSVPSGSMQNDTAENETAEKEEKRESRPGRYEVEETEVVTKSYQKNSHQDAEDTKKEEKEEEELKGGSVGENQIKDEKIKKDKEPKEEAKSFLDRKKGFTDVKAQNGEFMTHKLKQTENAFSPSRPGGRAGGDKEAEGAPQVEAGKRLEELRRRRGETESEEFEKLKQKQQEAALELEELKKKREERRKVLEEEEQKRKQEEAERKAREEEEKRRLKEEIEKRRAEAAEKRQKIPEDGSSEDKKPFKCFTPKGSSLKIEERAEFLNKSVQKSGVKSTHQAAVVSKIDSRLEQYTNAIEGTKASKPPKPAASDLPVPAEGVRNIKSMWERGNVFSSPSASGTPNKETAGLKVGVSSRINEWLTKSPDGNKSPAPKPSDLRPGDVSGKRNLWEKQSVDKVTSPTKV, encoded by the exons AATCGCCTATCAGAGGAacgatgatgatgaagaagaggcCGCCAGGGAACGGCGTCGCCGAGCCCGGCAGGAAAGGCTGCGTCAGAAGCAAGAGGAAGAATCCTTGGGACAGGTGACTGACCAGGTGGAGGCTCATGCCCAGAACAG TGTTCCTGATGAGGGGTCTAAGCCAGCCACCACGAACACTCAGATAGAAGGTGACGAGGAGGCTGCCTTACTGGAGCGCCTGGCTAGGCGTGAAGAGAGACGCCAGAAACGCCTCCAGGAAGCCCTAGAGCGTCAGAAGGAGTTTGATCCAACAGTAACAGATGCCAGTCTGTCCGTCCCAAGCGGAAGTATGCAAAATGACACGGCAGAAAATGAAacagcagagaaggaagagaaaagagagagtcgTCCAGGACGATATGAGGTGGAGGAAACAGAAGTCGTCACCAAGTCCTACCAGAAGAACAGCCATCAGGATGctgaagacacaaagaaagaagaaaaggaggaggaggagctgaaggGAGGGAGCGTTGGCGAAAATCAG ATCAAAGATGAGAAGATTAAGAAGGACAAAGAACCCAAAGAAGAAGCCAAGAGCTTCTTGGATCGAAAGAAGGGATTTACAGACGTGAAGGCACAGAATGGAGAATTCATGACTCACAAGCTTAAACAAACCGAGAATGCTTTCAG ccccagCCGCCCCGGAGGCCGAGCCGGTGGGGACAAGGAAGCCGAAGGGGCCCCACAAGTGGAAGCCGGGAAGAGGCTGGAGGAGCTGCGCCGGCGCCGTGGGGAGACTGAGAGCGAAGAGTTTGAAAAActcaaacaaaagcaacaggagGCAGCCTTGGAGCTGGAAGAgctgaagaaaaagagggaagagaggaggaaggtcctggaggaagaggagcagaagaggaaacaggaggaggctGAACGAAAAGCTAGAGAAGAG gaagagaagaggaggctaAAGGAAGAGATTGAAAAGAGAAGGGCGGAAGCTGCTGAGAAACGCCAAAAGATACCAGAAGATGGCTCGTCCGAGGACAAGAAGCCATTCAAGTGTTTCACCCCCAAAGGCTCATCTCTCAAG atagAGGAACGAGCAGAGTTTTTGAATAAGTCAGTGCAGAAAAG TGGTGTCAAATCGACGCATCAAGCAGCAGTAGTCTCCAAGATTGACAGCAGGCTGGAGCAGTATACCAACGCAATCGAG GGAACAAAGGCTTCCAAACCTCCTAAGCCTGCAGCCTCGGATCTCCCTGTCCCTGCTGAAGGGGTCCGCAACATCAAGAGCATGTGGGAGAGAGGGAAtgtgttctcctccccctctgccTCGGGAACACCAAATAAG GAAACCGCTGGCCTGAAGGTGGGAGTTTCCAGCCGCATCAATGAATGGCTAACTAAATCACCAGATGGCAACAAGTCACCTGCTCCAAAGCCTTCT
- the Cald1 gene encoding caldesmon isoform X3: MLSGSGSQGRRCLATLSQIAYQRNDDDEEEAARERRRRARQERLRQKQEEESLGQVTDQVEAHAQNSVPDEGSKPATTNTQIEGDEEAALLERLARREERRQKRLQEALERQKEFDPTVTDASLSVPSGSMQNDTAENETAEKEEKRESRPGRYEVEETEVVTKSYQKNSHQDAEDTKKEEKEEEELKGGSVGENQVEETVEEKTPEPQEEAVVMVLENGQVSADESKAEGEREQDTEELARQKRMEEEERERAEAERLRLEAEERERLKAEQDRKLAEEQARIEAEQKAAAEERERREAEERARAEEEQRRMAEEQQRAKAEEEEKARLEEQRRKKQLEEQRSEKQEAKDKGEKGVEKAERKGQEDRLQPAVPKQQEKDEEKRAKGQAQKSQDDKAASKKEEIKDEKIKKDKEPKEEAKSFLDRKKGFTDVKAQNGEFMTHKLKQTENAFSPSRPGGRAGGDKEAEGAPQVEAGKRLEELRRRRGETESEEFEKLKQKQQEAALELEELKKKREERRKVLEEEEQKRKQEEAERKAREEEEKRRLKEEIEKRRAEAAEKRQKIPEDGSSEDKKPFKCFTPKGSSLKIEERAEFLNKSVQKSGVKSTHQAAVVSKIDSRLEQYTNAIEGTKASKPPKPAASDLPVPAEGVRNIKSMWERGNVFSSPSASGTPNKETAGLKVGVSSRINEWLTKSPDGNKSPAPKPSDLRPGDVSGKRNLWEKQSVDKVTSPTKQV, translated from the exons AATCGCCTATCAGAGGAacgatgatgatgaagaagaggcCGCCAGGGAACGGCGTCGCCGAGCCCGGCAGGAAAGGCTGCGTCAGAAGCAAGAGGAAGAATCCTTGGGACAGGTGACTGACCAGGTGGAGGCTCATGCCCAGAACAG TGTTCCTGATGAGGGGTCTAAGCCAGCCACCACGAACACTCAGATAGAAGGTGACGAGGAGGCTGCCTTACTGGAGCGCCTGGCTAGGCGTGAAGAGAGACGCCAGAAACGCCTCCAGGAAGCCCTAGAGCGTCAGAAGGAGTTTGATCCAACAGTAACAGATGCCAGTCTGTCCGTCCCAAGCGGAAGTATGCAAAATGACACGGCAGAAAATGAAacagcagagaaggaagagaaaagagagagtcgTCCAGGACGATATGAGGTGGAGGAAACAGAAGTCGTCACCAAGTCCTACCAGAAGAACAGCCATCAGGATGctgaagacacaaagaaagaagaaaaggaggaggaggagctgaaggGAGGGAGCGTTGGCGAAAATCAGGTAGAGGAGACGGTAGAagagaaaacaccagaaccccAAGAAGAAGCTGTGGTAATGGTACTGGAAAACGGGCAAGTCAGTGCGGACGAGTCCAAagcagagggggagagggaacAAGACACAGAGGAGCTAGCCCGTCAAAAAAggatggaagaggaagagagagagagagccgagGCAGAGAGGCTGAGgttggaagcagaagaaagagaaaggctcaaagctgagcaggacagaaagctAGCAGAGGAACAGGCAAGAATTGAAGCCGAACAAAAGGCAGCTgcggaagaaagagaaaggagggaagccGAGGAGCGGGCAAGGGCTGAGGAAGAGCAGAGACGAATGGCTGAGGAGCAGCAGAGGGccaaggcagaggaggaggagaaggctagGCTAGAGGAGCAAAGACGGAAAAAGCAGCTAGAGGAACAAAGGAGCGAGAAGCAGGAAGCAAAGGACAAGGGCGAGAAGGGGGttgagaaagcagaaaggaaaggacaAGAAGACAGACTTCAGCCAGCTGTCCCGAAGCAGCAG GAAAAGGATGAAGAAAAGAGAGCTAAAGGGCAAGCTCAAAAGTCCCAAGATGACAAGGCCGCCTCCAAAAAGGAAGAG ATCAAAGATGAGAAGATTAAGAAGGACAAAGAACCCAAAGAAGAAGCCAAGAGCTTCTTGGATCGAAAGAAGGGATTTACAGACGTGAAGGCACAGAATGGAGAATTCATGACTCACAAGCTTAAACAAACCGAGAATGCTTTCAG ccccagCCGCCCCGGAGGCCGAGCCGGTGGGGACAAGGAAGCCGAAGGGGCCCCACAAGTGGAAGCCGGGAAGAGGCTGGAGGAGCTGCGCCGGCGCCGTGGGGAGACTGAGAGCGAAGAGTTTGAAAAActcaaacaaaagcaacaggagGCAGCCTTGGAGCTGGAAGAgctgaagaaaaagagggaagagaggaggaaggtcctggaggaagaggagcagaagaggaaacaggaggaggctGAACGAAAAGCTAGAGAAGAG gaagagaagaggaggctaAAGGAAGAGATTGAAAAGAGAAGGGCGGAAGCTGCTGAGAAACGCCAAAAGATACCAGAAGATGGCTCGTCCGAGGACAAGAAGCCATTCAAGTGTTTCACCCCCAAAGGCTCATCTCTCAAG atagAGGAACGAGCAGAGTTTTTGAATAAGTCAGTGCAGAAAAG TGGTGTCAAATCGACGCATCAAGCAGCAGTAGTCTCCAAGATTGACAGCAGGCTGGAGCAGTATACCAACGCAATCGAG GGAACAAAGGCTTCCAAACCTCCTAAGCCTGCAGCCTCGGATCTCCCTGTCCCTGCTGAAGGGGTCCGCAACATCAAGAGCATGTGGGAGAGAGGGAAtgtgttctcctccccctctgccTCGGGAACACCAAATAAG GAAACCGCTGGCCTGAAGGTGGGAGTTTCCAGCCGCATCAATGAATGGCTAACTAAATCACCAGATGGCAACAAGTCACCTGCTCCAAAGCCTTCT
- the Cald1 gene encoding caldesmon isoform X2 produces MDDFERRRELRRQKREEMRLEAERIAYQRNDDDEEEAARERRRRARQERLRQKQEEESLGQVTDQVEAHAQNSVPDEGSKPATTNTQIEGDEEAALLERLARREERRQKRLQEALERQKEFDPTVTDASLSVPSGSMQNDTAENETAEKEEKRESRPGRYEVEETEVVTKSYQKNSHQDAEDTKKEEKEEEELKGGSVGENQVEETVEEKTPEPQEEAVVMVLENGQVSADESKAEGEREQDTEELARQKRMEEEERERAEAERLRLEAEERERLKAEQDRKLAEEQARIEAEQKAAAEERERREAEERARAEEEQRRMAEEQQRAKAEEEEKARLEEQRRKKQLEEQRSEKQEAKDKGEKGVEKAERKGQEDRLQPAVPKQQEKDEEKRAKGQAQKSQDDKAASKKEEIKDEKIKKDKEPKEEAKSFLDRKKGFTDVKAQNGEFMTHKLKQTENAFSPSRPGGRAGGDKEAEGAPQVEAGKRLEELRRRRGETESEEFEKLKQKQQEAALELEELKKKREERRKVLEEEEQKRKQEEAERKAREEEEKRRLKEEIEKRRAEAAEKRQKIPEDGSSEDKKPFKCFTPKGSSLKIEERAEFLNKSVQKSGVKSTHQAAVVSKIDSRLEQYTNAIEGTKASKPPKPAASDLPVPAEGVRNIKSMWERGNVFSSPSASGTPNKETAGLKVGVSSRINEWLTKSPDGNKSPAPKPSDLRPGDVSGKRNLWEKQSVDKVTSPTKV; encoded by the exons AATCGCCTATCAGAGGAacgatgatgatgaagaagaggcCGCCAGGGAACGGCGTCGCCGAGCCCGGCAGGAAAGGCTGCGTCAGAAGCAAGAGGAAGAATCCTTGGGACAGGTGACTGACCAGGTGGAGGCTCATGCCCAGAACAG TGTTCCTGATGAGGGGTCTAAGCCAGCCACCACGAACACTCAGATAGAAGGTGACGAGGAGGCTGCCTTACTGGAGCGCCTGGCTAGGCGTGAAGAGAGACGCCAGAAACGCCTCCAGGAAGCCCTAGAGCGTCAGAAGGAGTTTGATCCAACAGTAACAGATGCCAGTCTGTCCGTCCCAAGCGGAAGTATGCAAAATGACACGGCAGAAAATGAAacagcagagaaggaagagaaaagagagagtcgTCCAGGACGATATGAGGTGGAGGAAACAGAAGTCGTCACCAAGTCCTACCAGAAGAACAGCCATCAGGATGctgaagacacaaagaaagaagaaaaggaggaggaggagctgaaggGAGGGAGCGTTGGCGAAAATCAGGTAGAGGAGACGGTAGAagagaaaacaccagaaccccAAGAAGAAGCTGTGGTAATGGTACTGGAAAACGGGCAAGTCAGTGCGGACGAGTCCAAagcagagggggagagggaacAAGACACAGAGGAGCTAGCCCGTCAAAAAAggatggaagaggaagagagagagagagccgagGCAGAGAGGCTGAGgttggaagcagaagaaagagaaaggctcaaagctgagcaggacagaaagctAGCAGAGGAACAGGCAAGAATTGAAGCCGAACAAAAGGCAGCTgcggaagaaagagaaaggagggaagccGAGGAGCGGGCAAGGGCTGAGGAAGAGCAGAGACGAATGGCTGAGGAGCAGCAGAGGGccaaggcagaggaggaggagaaggctagGCTAGAGGAGCAAAGACGGAAAAAGCAGCTAGAGGAACAAAGGAGCGAGAAGCAGGAAGCAAAGGACAAGGGCGAGAAGGGGGttgagaaagcagaaaggaaaggacaAGAAGACAGACTTCAGCCAGCTGTCCCGAAGCAGCAG GAAAAGGATGAAGAAAAGAGAGCTAAAGGGCAAGCTCAAAAGTCCCAAGATGACAAGGCCGCCTCCAAAAAGGAAGAG ATCAAAGATGAGAAGATTAAGAAGGACAAAGAACCCAAAGAAGAAGCCAAGAGCTTCTTGGATCGAAAGAAGGGATTTACAGACGTGAAGGCACAGAATGGAGAATTCATGACTCACAAGCTTAAACAAACCGAGAATGCTTTCAG ccccagCCGCCCCGGAGGCCGAGCCGGTGGGGACAAGGAAGCCGAAGGGGCCCCACAAGTGGAAGCCGGGAAGAGGCTGGAGGAGCTGCGCCGGCGCCGTGGGGAGACTGAGAGCGAAGAGTTTGAAAAActcaaacaaaagcaacaggagGCAGCCTTGGAGCTGGAAGAgctgaagaaaaagagggaagagaggaggaaggtcctggaggaagaggagcagaagaggaaacaggaggaggctGAACGAAAAGCTAGAGAAGAG gaagagaagaggaggctaAAGGAAGAGATTGAAAAGAGAAGGGCGGAAGCTGCTGAGAAACGCCAAAAGATACCAGAAGATGGCTCGTCCGAGGACAAGAAGCCATTCAAGTGTTTCACCCCCAAAGGCTCATCTCTCAAG atagAGGAACGAGCAGAGTTTTTGAATAAGTCAGTGCAGAAAAG TGGTGTCAAATCGACGCATCAAGCAGCAGTAGTCTCCAAGATTGACAGCAGGCTGGAGCAGTATACCAACGCAATCGAG GGAACAAAGGCTTCCAAACCTCCTAAGCCTGCAGCCTCGGATCTCCCTGTCCCTGCTGAAGGGGTCCGCAACATCAAGAGCATGTGGGAGAGAGGGAAtgtgttctcctccccctctgccTCGGGAACACCAAATAAG GAAACCGCTGGCCTGAAGGTGGGAGTTTCCAGCCGCATCAATGAATGGCTAACTAAATCACCAGATGGCAACAAGTCACCTGCTCCAAAGCCTTCT
- the Cald1 gene encoding caldesmon isoform X1, which yields MDDFERRRELRRQKREEMRLEAERIAYQRNDDDEEEAARERRRRARQERLRQKQEEESLGQVTDQVEAHAQNSVPDEGSKPATTNTQIEGDEEAALLERLARREERRQKRLQEALERQKEFDPTVTDASLSVPSGSMQNDTAENETAEKEEKRESRPGRYEVEETEVVTKSYQKNSHQDAEDTKKEEKEEEELKGGSVGENQVEETVEEKTPEPQEEAVVMVLENGQVSADESKAEGEREQDTEELARQKRMEEEERERAEAERLRLEAEERERLKAEQDRKLAEEQARIEAEQKAAAEERERREAEERARAEEEQRRMAEEQQRAKAEEEEKARLEEQRRKKQLEEQRSEKQEAKDKGEKGVEKAERKGQEDRLQPAVPKQQEKDEEKRAKGQAQKSQDDKAASKKEEIKDEKIKKDKEPKEEAKSFLDRKKGFTDVKAQNGEFMTHKLKQTENAFSPSRPGGRAGGDKEAEGAPQVEAGKRLEELRRRRGETESEEFEKLKQKQQEAALELEELKKKREERRKVLEEEEQKRKQEEAERKAREEEEKRRLKEEIEKRRAEAAEKRQKIPEDGSSEDKKPFKCFTPKGSSLKIEERAEFLNKSVQKSGVKSTHQAAVVSKIDSRLEQYTNAIEGTKASKPPKPAASDLPVPAEGVRNIKSMWERGNVFSSPSASGTPNKETAGLKVGVSSRINEWLTKSPDGNKSPAPKPSDLRPGDVSGKRNLWEKQSVDKVTSPTKQV from the exons AATCGCCTATCAGAGGAacgatgatgatgaagaagaggcCGCCAGGGAACGGCGTCGCCGAGCCCGGCAGGAAAGGCTGCGTCAGAAGCAAGAGGAAGAATCCTTGGGACAGGTGACTGACCAGGTGGAGGCTCATGCCCAGAACAG TGTTCCTGATGAGGGGTCTAAGCCAGCCACCACGAACACTCAGATAGAAGGTGACGAGGAGGCTGCCTTACTGGAGCGCCTGGCTAGGCGTGAAGAGAGACGCCAGAAACGCCTCCAGGAAGCCCTAGAGCGTCAGAAGGAGTTTGATCCAACAGTAACAGATGCCAGTCTGTCCGTCCCAAGCGGAAGTATGCAAAATGACACGGCAGAAAATGAAacagcagagaaggaagagaaaagagagagtcgTCCAGGACGATATGAGGTGGAGGAAACAGAAGTCGTCACCAAGTCCTACCAGAAGAACAGCCATCAGGATGctgaagacacaaagaaagaagaaaaggaggaggaggagctgaaggGAGGGAGCGTTGGCGAAAATCAGGTAGAGGAGACGGTAGAagagaaaacaccagaaccccAAGAAGAAGCTGTGGTAATGGTACTGGAAAACGGGCAAGTCAGTGCGGACGAGTCCAAagcagagggggagagggaacAAGACACAGAGGAGCTAGCCCGTCAAAAAAggatggaagaggaagagagagagagagccgagGCAGAGAGGCTGAGgttggaagcagaagaaagagaaaggctcaaagctgagcaggacagaaagctAGCAGAGGAACAGGCAAGAATTGAAGCCGAACAAAAGGCAGCTgcggaagaaagagaaaggagggaagccGAGGAGCGGGCAAGGGCTGAGGAAGAGCAGAGACGAATGGCTGAGGAGCAGCAGAGGGccaaggcagaggaggaggagaaggctagGCTAGAGGAGCAAAGACGGAAAAAGCAGCTAGAGGAACAAAGGAGCGAGAAGCAGGAAGCAAAGGACAAGGGCGAGAAGGGGGttgagaaagcagaaaggaaaggacaAGAAGACAGACTTCAGCCAGCTGTCCCGAAGCAGCAG GAAAAGGATGAAGAAAAGAGAGCTAAAGGGCAAGCTCAAAAGTCCCAAGATGACAAGGCCGCCTCCAAAAAGGAAGAG ATCAAAGATGAGAAGATTAAGAAGGACAAAGAACCCAAAGAAGAAGCCAAGAGCTTCTTGGATCGAAAGAAGGGATTTACAGACGTGAAGGCACAGAATGGAGAATTCATGACTCACAAGCTTAAACAAACCGAGAATGCTTTCAG ccccagCCGCCCCGGAGGCCGAGCCGGTGGGGACAAGGAAGCCGAAGGGGCCCCACAAGTGGAAGCCGGGAAGAGGCTGGAGGAGCTGCGCCGGCGCCGTGGGGAGACTGAGAGCGAAGAGTTTGAAAAActcaaacaaaagcaacaggagGCAGCCTTGGAGCTGGAAGAgctgaagaaaaagagggaagagaggaggaaggtcctggaggaagaggagcagaagaggaaacaggaggaggctGAACGAAAAGCTAGAGAAGAG gaagagaagaggaggctaAAGGAAGAGATTGAAAAGAGAAGGGCGGAAGCTGCTGAGAAACGCCAAAAGATACCAGAAGATGGCTCGTCCGAGGACAAGAAGCCATTCAAGTGTTTCACCCCCAAAGGCTCATCTCTCAAG atagAGGAACGAGCAGAGTTTTTGAATAAGTCAGTGCAGAAAAG TGGTGTCAAATCGACGCATCAAGCAGCAGTAGTCTCCAAGATTGACAGCAGGCTGGAGCAGTATACCAACGCAATCGAG GGAACAAAGGCTTCCAAACCTCCTAAGCCTGCAGCCTCGGATCTCCCTGTCCCTGCTGAAGGGGTCCGCAACATCAAGAGCATGTGGGAGAGAGGGAAtgtgttctcctccccctctgccTCGGGAACACCAAATAAG GAAACCGCTGGCCTGAAGGTGGGAGTTTCCAGCCGCATCAATGAATGGCTAACTAAATCACCAGATGGCAACAAGTCACCTGCTCCAAAGCCTTCT